In Musa acuminata AAA Group cultivar baxijiao chromosome BXJ2-3, Cavendish_Baxijiao_AAA, whole genome shotgun sequence, the following proteins share a genomic window:
- the LOC103978362 gene encoding uncharacterized protein LOC103978362 produces MCQFQLGPEYTIKYMPIQVLSMRGKDGVGAVAELMSGIWSLLPEPQGEEASKDDMLFRDDTEGQGMEFVKEDTGAVMQSLHLKPIGAMLINTATTIHRSPEALNFKLKLDAPS; encoded by the exons ATGTGCCAGTTCCAATTAGGACCGGAATATACCATCAAATACATGCCAATCCAG GTTTTAAGCATGAGAGGGAAAGATGGTGTTGGCGCTGTAGCAGAGCTGATGTCTGGTATATGGAGCCTGTTACCTGAG CCACAGGGGGAGGAGGCAAGTAAAGATGATATGCTCTTTCGGGATGACACTGAGGGTCAAGGGATGGAATTCGTGAAAGAAGATACTGGAGCAGTAATGCAGTCGCTGCACCTGAAGCCCATCGGCGCAATGCTAATAAACACTGCCACTACTATCCACCGCTCACCAGAGGCTCTCAACTTTAAGCTGAAGCTCGATGCGCCTTCGTAG
- the LOC103978360 gene encoding uncharacterized protein At4g28440, with protein MAESKPAMRKPEFTKVNQLRPGTSGHTLTVKVVSSKTVLQKGRAAGSQVRQMRLAECLVGDETGMIVFTARNEQVDLMKPDTTVILRNAKIDMFKGSMRLAVDKWGRIEVTDPANFTVKEDNNLSLIEYELVTVVEE; from the exons ATGGCTGAATCAAAGCCTGCCATGAGAAAACCGGAGTTTACTAAGGTTAACCAGCTTAGGCCTGGTACTAGTGGCCATACGCTCACAGTGAAGGTGGTGAGTTCAAAGACAGTGCTGCAAAAGGGGCGTGCGGCCGGTTCCCAGGTTCGTCAGATGCGTCTAGCAGAATGTCTGGTGGGGGATGAAACTGGAATGATTGTCTTCACAGCCAGGAATGAACAAG TGGATCTGATGAAGCCAGATACAACTGTAATACTCAGGAATGCAAAGATCGACATGTTTAAAGGATCGATGAGGCTTGCTGTGGACAAATGGGGCCGTATAGAAGTCACAGATCCAGCCAATTTCACAGTGAAAGAGGACAACAATCTGTCTTTGATCGAGTATGAACTGGTGACCGTTGTTGAAGAGTGA
- the LOC135607674 gene encoding 3-ketoacyl-CoA synthase 20-like, which yields MSGENSDSPQVSAAPLQHTVNLKLVKLGYHYLISYSLYLLLLPALAVVSTRLASLTFGDLLLLRDSLRSNPATLVLCYALMVFLATLLFMKGPRPVYLVDFACYKPSCALKCTREFFVEHSARTGIFTDDNLAFQKKILERSGLGQSTYFPEAMFETPPKLCMAEARKEAEMVMFGAIDELLQKTGVKAKDIDILIVNCSLFNPTPSLSAMVVNHYKLRGNIQSYNLGGMGCSAGLISIDLAKQLLQVHRNSNALVVSTENITLNWYFGNNRSMLVPNCLFRVGCAAVLLTNRSAGHRRSKYQLIHTVRTHKGADESSYNCVFQHEDDEGKVGVALSKDLMKVAGDALKANITALGPLVLPLSEQLLFVFNLVARRALRMRIPSYIPDFKLAFEHFCVHAGGRAVLDEVEKSLELTDRHMEPSRMTLYRFGNTSSSSLWYELAYSEAKGRIKKGDRTWQIAFGSGFKCNSAVWRALRTINPAKEKNPWMEEIHEFPVRVPRVEAIRT from the exons ATGTCGGGCGAAAACTCCGACTCCCCACAAGTCTCAGCAGCTCCCCTGCAGCACACCGTCAATCTCAAGCTCGTCAAGCTGGGATACCATTACCTCATCTCCTACTCCCTGTATCTTCTCCTGCTCCCCGCCCTCGCCGTCGTCTCCACACGCCTCGCCAGCCTCACCTTCGGTGACCTGCTCCTGCTCCGGGACTCCCTTCGGAGCAACCCGGCGACCCTCGTCCTCTGCTACGCCCTTATGGTGTTCCTCGCCACCCTCCTCTTCATGAAGGGGCCCCGCCCTGTCTACCTCGTCGACTTCGCGTGCTACAAGCCCAGCTGCGCCCTCAAGTGCACCCGCGAGTTCTTCGTGGAGCACTCGGCGCGCACCGGCATCTTCACCGACGACAACCTGGCGTTCCAGAAGAAGATACTGGAGAGGTCGGGGCTGGGGCAGTCGACGTACTTCCCGGAGGCGATGTTCGAGACGCCGCCCAAGCTGTGCATGGCGGAGGCGAGGAAGGAGGCCGAGATGGTGATGTTCGGGGCCATCGACGAGCTGCTGCAGAAGACCGGCGTGAAGGCGAAGGACATCGACATCCTGATCGTGAATTGCAGCCTCTTCAATCCCACGCCCTCCCTATCCGCCATGGTGGTCAACCACTACAAGCTCAGGGGCAACATCCAAAGCTACAACCTCGGTGGGATGGGTTGCAGCGCAGGACTCATCTCCATAGATCTCGCGAAGCAACTCCTCCAG GTACACAGGAATTCCAACGCCTTGGTCGTGAGCACGGAGAACATCACCCTCAACTGGTACTTCGGGAACAATCGCTCCATGCTCGTGCCCAACTGCCTGTTCCGCGTCGGCTGCGCCGCCGTCCTCCTCACCAACCGCAGCGCCGGCCACCGCCGCTCCAAGTACCAGCTCATACACACCGTCCGCACCCACAAAGGCGCGGACGAAAGCTCCTACAACTGCGTCTTCCAGCACGAGGACGACGAGGGCAAAGTCGGCGTCGCGCTCTCCAAGGACCTCATGAAGGTGGCCGGCGATGCTCTGAAGGCCAACATCACCGCCCTCGGGCCGCTGGTCCTGCCGTTGTCGGAGCAGCTACTCTTCGTCTTCAATCTGGTGGCGAGACGTGCATTGAGGATGAGGATCCCTTCGTACATTCCGGACTTTAAGCTCGCGTTCGAACACTTCTGCGTGCACGCGGGAGGGAGGGCCGTGCTGGACGAGGTGGAGAAGAGTCTGGAGTTGACGGACCGGCACATGGAACCGTCGAGGATGACGCTGTACCGGTTCGGCAACACGTCGAGCAGCTCGCTGTGGTACGAGCTGGCTTACTCGGAGGCCAAAGGGAGGATAAAGAAAGGAGACCGGACATGGCAGATCGCCTTCGGCTCGGGGTTCAAGTGTAACAGCGCTGTGTGGCGTGCATTGAGGACCATCAATCCGGCCAAGGAGAAGAATCCGTGGATGGAGGAGATTCATGAGTTCCCGGTGCGTGTGCCCAGGGTGGAAGCTATTAGGACGTAg